DNA from Flavobacteriales bacterium:
TCCGCGAACTTGGACCCAAACTCGGCGAACTTGGACCCGGTTTCGGGAAATCTGGACCCAAACTGAACGAGGAACGGTAAGGCAGTGCCACTGCCGGGCCTTGGCGGGCGGCCGATGAGGGCATTTCCGGGGGCTATTGAGGCGGCTTGAACGCGCTGGAAGGCCCGTGGCACGGGTGCCTGCAAAAGCGGGGTGTTGGTTGGGGCAAAGGCATCGGGAATTCGCCTGATGGTGGGCGGATGACAAAATGGGCCGTCCTCGCGAAAAAGGGGCAAAACCATTCACCCGGCCCCCCACAAGGGGCCACAAAAACCCAAGCCACATGGCACGAGTGAAACTTGGCCTGGAAGGCCTCCCCGCCACGGGACTCGTGGCAAAAGCGCAGGCGATGCACGACGCGGTCGTGGCCAACGCCACCATCTTCCCCAACCCCATACCGACGCCGCCCGAGTTCCAGGCGCTCATCGACGAGCTGGCTGCGGCCAACGCGGCGGTGGACGCCAACCGGGGGCGCAAGGAATACCTGGAGCGGGACAACGCCGATGCGGCCCTGCGCCTTGGCGTGAAGCAGTGGGCAGGGTATGTGCAAATGGTGAGCGGCGGCGACGCCACCACCATCAGGCTGTCCACCTTCGAGGTGGTGAAGCGGGGCAGCCCCGTGGGCGAGCTGCCTCCGCCGACCAACCTGGCCACCCGCCTCACCAGAACGACCGGCCGCGCGGCCCTGGTGTGGGACCGCGAGGAGGGCACCGACACGCACCATGTGTACATGAGCACGAGCAACGACCCCTTCAACTGGGAGTTGATCGGGGTAACGAGCAAGAGCCGCTACAACGTGGACAACTTGGAGCCCGGCAAGTTCTACTGGTTCGCGGTCACCGCCATCGGCGCCGCCGGTGAGAGCAGCATGAGCGAGCCCTGCCGCGTGATGGCCGCCGCCTAAGCGCCACCGACCTACCCAGGCTGAACGCCCTGGCCGAGCCCCCGATGACAAGGGGAGGAGGCCGGGGCGTTGGCGTTTGGGGGCTATCCCGCAAGCCACCGCGGCCACGCCAGGTACCACTTCGTCACCGGCCGCGCCAGCGCCTGGATGCCGAGGTTATCGCTCGCCTCCGCGATGTCGCGCAGGGTGCCGTCCTTGTAGAGGAGCTCGATGCGGTCCTTGGCGGGGTCGTAGGCGTTGTTGACGATGCTGCCGGTGAGGACGAAGTGCGCGGCATCGGCGAATGGAATGCCGAGTTGGGTGGTCACCTGTTGGCGCAGCTCGGCCACCCGCGTGTCGTCCCACGGAATGTTCTGCAGCCGGATGCGGAGGTTGCGCCGCGTGACCAGGTCGGTGGCGAGCTGCGAAAGCACCCTGTCCGGGTGGTCGCCCCACACCTTCACGGCGCCCATGATGTCGTGGTCGTCCAGCTTCAGGAAGTCGGCGAGCACGGCGGGGTCGTTGAAGCTGGCGCGGGTATGGCGGGCGCTGAGGAAGCGCAGCAGGGCGGGCGATGCGAAGAGCGGTGTGCCGCCGAGGGCCAAGGCCTTGGCGCGGCGCAGGGTCTCCACCAGCATCATTTCGCAGGCCACCACGGTCTTGTGCAGGTACACCTGCCAGTACATGAGGCGCCGCGCCACCAGGAACTTCTCGATGCTGTAGATGGCCTTCTCCTCCACCACCAGCCTGCTTGCCCCGGCCTCCGAGCCGGGGTCCACCACCTGCAGCATCTTGATGATGCGCTCGCCGCCGATGACCCCCTCGCTGACGCCGGTGTAGAAGCTGTCGCGGTTCAGGTAATCGATGCGGTCCACATCCAGCTGGCTGCTGACGAGCTGGTGCAGGAAGCGCTTGGGGTATTGGTCGCGGAAGATGCGTATGCCGAGGTCCAGCGCGCCATCGAACTCGGTGTTGAGGGCGTCCATCACCAGCGCGCTCACATCCTCGTGGCCCACGCCCTCCACCAGGCTGTGCTCCAGCGCATGGCTGAAGGGGCCGTGCCCCACATCGTGCAGCAGGATGGCGATGCGCGCGCCCAGGGCCTCCTCCTCCGTGATCTCGTGGCCCTTGCCGCGCAGGGTGGCGATGGCCTCGCCCATGAGGTGCATGGCGCCCAGGGCATGATGGAAGCGGGTGTGCAGCGCCCCGGGATACACCAGGTGCCCCAGCCCCAGCTGCTTGATGTAGCGCAGGCGCTGGAACCATGGATGGTCGATCAGGCGCAGCAGCACCGGATGCGGCACGGTGATGAAGCCGTAGATGGGGTCGTTCAGGATCTTCATTCTTCTCGATTGCGTATTGCTGATTCCTGATCGCTGATACCAGCCTCAGGCCGGTCCCGCTGGAATCAGCGATCAGGAATCAGCAATGGCGCCCAATATCTTCACGCCCCGAAAGTACAGGGCAACACCGGTCGGCATCCTGCGTTGTCCCTGGGATGAGCACCTTCCATACCGCACCCCTTGCCCCGCCGGGCACCCCGCTGAACACCATGAGCGCCACCATCCTCTGGGCCGATGACGAGATCGATCTGCTGCGACCGCACGTGCTCTTCCTGCAGCAGAAAGGCTACGTGGTGGACACCGTGAACAACGGCCTCGATGCCGTGGAGAACGCCAAGGCCAAGGAGTACGACATCATCTTCCTCGATGAGAACATGCCGGGCCTCAGCGGGCTGGAGACGCTCACCCGCATCAAGTCGGTGCTGCCGCATGTGCCGGTGGTGATGATCACCAAGAGCGAGGAGGAGCGCATCATGGAGGAAGCCATCGGCGGCAAGATCAGCGACTACCTGATCAAGCCGGTGAACCCCAACCAGATCCTGCTGAGCCTGAAGAAGCACCTGGAGGGCCGCCGCTTGGTGAGCGAGAAGAGCACCAGCAACTACCAGCAGCAGTTCCGGCAGCTGGCCATGCAGATGGGCGGGCGCCTGGGCAGCGAGGAATGGAAGGCGCTCTACGGCGAACTGGTGCGCTGGGACCTGGAGCTCACCGGCAGCCAGGACCCCGGCATGGCCGACATCCTGCGCAGCCAGTGGCAGGAGGCCAACGAGCAGTTCAGCCGCTACGTGGCCGACCGCTACCTCGACTGGGTGAACGGCAAGGGCGACGACATCCCGCTCATGAGCCACCAGCTCTTCAAGGCCAAGGTGGCCCCGCTCATCGACGAGAAGCAGCCGCCGCTCTTCCTGGTGCTCATCGACAACCTGCGCCTCGATCAGTGGCGCGTGCTGGAGCCCATCGTGGGCGAGCACTTCCGCATGGAGGACCAGGGCCTCTTCTACAGCATCCTGCCCACCGCCACCCAATACGCGCGCAACGCCCTCTTCGCCGGCATGATGCCTGCCGAGATCGAGAAGCGCTTCCCCGGCAAGTGGGTGAGCGAGGAGGAGGAGGGCAGCAAGAACGCCCACGAGGGCGAGTTCATCGCCGCGCAGCTGCAGCGCCTGGGCAAGGGCGTGAAGCACAGCTACCACAAGATCCTCACCCTCGCCGCCGG
Protein-coding regions in this window:
- a CDS encoding fibronectin type III domain-containing protein produces the protein MARVKLGLEGLPATGLVAKAQAMHDAVVANATIFPNPIPTPPEFQALIDELAAANAAVDANRGRKEYLERDNADAALRLGVKQWAGYVQMVSGGDATTIRLSTFEVVKRGSPVGELPPPTNLATRLTRTTGRAALVWDREEGTDTHHVYMSTSNDPFNWELIGVTSKSRYNVDNLEPGKFYWFAVTAIGAAGESSMSEPCRVMAAA
- a CDS encoding HD domain-containing protein, whose protein sequence is MKILNDPIYGFITVPHPVLLRLIDHPWFQRLRYIKQLGLGHLVYPGALHTRFHHALGAMHLMGEAIATLRGKGHEITEEEALGARIAILLHDVGHGPFSHALEHSLVEGVGHEDVSALVMDALNTEFDGALDLGIRIFRDQYPKRFLHQLVSSQLDVDRIDYLNRDSFYTGVSEGVIGGERIIKMLQVVDPGSEAGASRLVVEEKAIYSIEKFLVARRLMYWQVYLHKTVVACEMMLVETLRRAKALALGGTPLFASPALLRFLSARHTRASFNDPAVLADFLKLDDHDIMGAVKVWGDHPDRVLSQLATDLVTRRNLRIRLQNIPWDDTRVAELRQQVTTQLGIPFADAAHFVLTGSIVNNAYDPAKDRIELLYKDGTLRDIAEASDNLGIQALARPVTKWYLAWPRWLAG
- a CDS encoding bifunctional response regulator/alkaline phosphatase family protein, with translation MSATILWADDEIDLLRPHVLFLQQKGYVVDTVNNGLDAVENAKAKEYDIIFLDENMPGLSGLETLTRIKSVLPHVPVVMITKSEEERIMEEAIGGKISDYLIKPVNPNQILLSLKKHLEGRRLVSEKSTSNYQQQFRQLAMQMGGRLGSEEWKALYGELVRWDLELTGSQDPGMADILRSQWQEANEQFSRYVADRYLDWVNGKGDDIPLMSHQLFKAKVAPLIDEKQPPLFLVLIDNLRLDQWRVLEPIVGEHFRMEDQGLFYSILPTATQYARNALFAGMMPAEIEKRFPGKWVSEEEEGSKNAHEGEFIAAQLQRLGKGVKHSYHKILTLAAGRKLAESLDNLMGNPINVIVYNFVDMLSHARTEMEVIRELASDDAAYRSLTKSWFEHSPLYDILKGIAERGGRLVITTDHGTIRVTEPSKVVGDRNTNSNLRYKHGRNLSYEERDVLAVKDPAKAHLPRANVSTAYIFAKGARFFVYPNNYNHFVTYYRDTFQHGGISLEEMIVPWAVLKAR